A single window of Nematostella vectensis chromosome 4, jaNemVect1.1, whole genome shotgun sequence DNA harbors:
- the LOC125556775 gene encoding L-rhamnose-binding lectin CSL2-like yields MSLYHVICCLLLHFVYSSANDETINPHTVDLLSEKRVSICSQQRKSLTCETPGSSIAVTGVFWGRQSADICPSDDGDPVTNCGSAPESEGIVKRLCEGMGSCLLEGKASVLQTEKHCYGVHKYLLVNYTCVPSVNRVVLCDSENTVLGCPSNWLLKVNSAFWGRESNDICPSQRGNRICAGSSETVAKLRTLCNENPNCAIKAYYKNLENGGENCPHVDKYLVVDYACRPDSNVARRGILGRIPLSLYRKLGYRSKIPHPEKRKPGK; encoded by the exons ATGAGTTTGTATCACGTGATTTGCTGTTTGCTGCTTCATTTCGTCTACTCCTCGG cAAATGATGAGACTATTAACCCGCACACCGTGGACCTATTGTCAG aAAAGCGCGTCTCCATCTGCAGCCAACAGAGGAAATCGCTGACCTGTGAAACCCCCGGCTCATCTATTGCAGTCACCGGGGTATTCTGGGGTCGTCAATCCGCGGACATCTGTCCCTCCGATGACGGCGACCCAGTCACAAACTGCGGCAGCGCGCCCGAGTCAGAAGGGATAGTTAAGCGTCTATGTGAGGGCATGGGAAGCTGCTTGCTGGAAGGCAAAGCGAGCGTTCTACAGACCGAGAAGCATTGCTATGGCGTGCATAAGTACCTACTGGTGAATTACACATGTGTGCCATCTGTAAACAGGGTCGTCTTGTGTGATTCAGAAAACACGGTACTGGGTTGTCCATCCAACTGGCTTCTCAAAGTGAACTCCGCGTTTTGGGGTCGCGAGTCAAACGATATCTGTCCGTCTCAGCGTGGGAACAGAATATGTGCGGGTTCATCCGAAACTGTGGCCAAACTCCGGACACTGTGTAACGAAAATCCGAACTGTGCGATAAAAGCCTATTATAAGAATCTGGAGAATGGAGGGGAAAACTGCCCACATGTGGATAAGTATTTAGTGGTGGATTACGCGTGTCGACCCGACTCTAATGTCGCTAGGCGAGGAATTCTCGGACGTATTCCCTTATCGTTATACAGAAAACTCGGCTATCGCTCTAAAATACCACATCCGGAGAAGAGGAAACCCGGTAAATGA
- the LOC5522393 gene encoding uncharacterized protein LOC5522393 has protein sequence MALLIALWSCVSVLVHLGLCQGNIPSSDGGTGLSQIDLEAAKDVTICTTQKKPLSCSYPGSNIAITGVFWGRRSASICPSDDGDTELNCFTSPETQGIVKARCEGKESCELEARHAILQNPRTSHCPGVNKYLIVNYTCVPDAKEVVLCDSENSTLWCPAMWKIGVNSVFWGRQSTVVCPAENGQTTCTGAPESLGIVKKSCDGLGRCEVHASAEQVQNGAENCPGVTKYLIINYSCRPHANIGTEDDIEPPSQDRSEDDEQRPQQQAKAKESVAKALKQLDEGQKNEQPEPEATGADLNIGRLGMGGLKALEKINNLIKASAEAQGGEESVAENGLTDDQAQTIERMIIEGIKNIKKKNTEAGTRKTAIPRKITDSRAQIMKPRPSNNAPSNKGSKIAAVNADTPKSGVVKSLPNVVKNTGAAQGVVRTIPDANKAGVVVIPGSGSKARPVPVLRDTVAKEPIANKAKIRGLTIGNAGMGNMP, from the exons ATGGCGCTCTTGATCGCTCTATGGTCATGTGTTTCCGTCTTGGTTCACTTGGGTTTATGTCAAG GTAACATACCAAGCTCAGATGGGGGGACTGGGCTCAGCCAAATCGACTTAGAAGCAG CAAAAGACGTTACAATATGTACAACTCAAAAGAAGCCACTAAGCTGTTCGTACCCAGGCTCCAATATCGCCATCACGGGTGTTTTCTGGGGAAGACGATCGGCAAGTATTTGCCCGTCAGACGATGGGGATACTGAGCTCAATTGCTTCACTTCACCCGAAACACAAG GTATCGTCAAGGCCAGATGCGAGGGCAAAGAGTCCTGTGAACTCGAAGCGCGCCATGCAATTCTCCAAAACCCCCGGACGTCCCATTGTCCCGGGGTCAACAAGTACCTCATCGTTAACTATACCTGTGTACCGGACGCTAAAGAAGTTGTACTGTGCGATTCGGAGAATTCAACCCTGTGGTGCCCGGCGATGTGGAAGATTGGGGTCAACTCCGTGTTTTGGGGACGGCAGTCCACCGTAGTCTGTCCAGCGGAAAACGGTCAGACGACATGCACCGGAGCCCCAGAGAGTCTTGGTATTGTCAAGAAGTCATGTGATGGGCTTGGTCGTTGTGAGGTGCACGCCTCAGCAGAACAGGTTCAAAACGGAGCTGAGAACTGCCCTGGCGTCACTAAGTACTTGATCATCAATTACAGTTGTAGACCGCACGCTAACATCG GTACAGAAGATGACATAGAACCCCCTTCTCAAGACCGATCCGAGGACGACGAACAGCGTCCTCAACAACAAGCGAAAGCCAAGGAGAGCGTGGCCAAGGCCCTGAAACAACTAGATGAAGGACAGAAAAACGAGCAACCGGAACCGGAAGCCACTGGCGCCGATCTCAACATCGGAAGACTAGGAATGGGTGGACTCAAAGCCCTTGAGAAAATCAACAACTTGATCAAAGCTTCGGCTGAGGCGCAGGGTGGGGAGGAGTCGGTAGCTGAGAATGGACTCACTGACGACCAGGCGCAGACAATCGAACGTATGATCATAGAGGGAATAaagaacattaagaaaaagAACACCGAGGCTGGTACACGTAAGACAGCTATTCCAAGAAAAATCACAGACAGCAGGGCCCAGATTATGAAACCACGCCCTAGTAACAATGCCCCTAGCAACAAGGGATCTAAAATAGCAGCCGTTAATGCTGATACCCCAAAAAGCGGAGTAGTAAAGAGCCTACCAAATGTGGTAAAAAATACGGGGGCAGCACAGGGCGTGGTACGTACTATCCCGGATGCAAACAAGGCCGGTGTCGTGGTGATACCCGGAAGTGGGAGTAAAGCGAGACCAGTTCCGGTGTTGCGTGACACGGTGGCGAAAGAGCCTATTGCTAACAAGGCGAAGATAAGAGGGCTGACAATAGGTAACGCAGGAATGGGCAACATGCCCTGA